The Leclercia adecarboxylata region CAAGCCTGGAAGATCATGAAAGACACGAACAACAAAGCGATGATAAGAAGATTGCGTTGCGAATCCATCGTTAGTGTTCTCTGGTATCAAAAGGTCCTGGAGGGACGGGATCGTCTCCACCTGGGTGTAAAGGGTGGCATTTTAATACGCGTTTCACCGTCAACCAACTGCCTTTTATCACTCCAAACCTGCGCAATGCCTCAATTCCGTATTGCGAACAGGTCGGTCTGAAACGGCAGTGTGGCCCGAGTAGCGGACTAATCAGGCGTTGATAGACCCGGATAAGGCCGATCAGGACCCGTGAGCCAGGCGACAGTGGCGGCGCCATAATTTTTCCAACGCTTCCGAGAGAGCACGGTTATCGA contains the following coding sequences:
- the yidD gene encoding membrane protein insertion efficiency factor YidD produces the protein MAPPLSPGSRVLIGLIRVYQRLISPLLGPHCRFRPTCSQYGIEALRRFGVIKGSWLTVKRVLKCHPLHPGGDDPVPPGPFDTREH